A genomic segment from Streptomyces sp. NBC_01233 encodes:
- a CDS encoding pentapeptide repeat-containing protein, with amino-acid sequence MANATHVKLLNTLDAAEEREPVLKDIAALTADLLHNTGRGLQLAEANLSNLDLADADLTGAVLNRATLHSTSLRGAFLDRVTMICPGMERTDLTGASMRDAYVHALAAQTSIFDNADLSNLRDATGSLFHGCSMRGTAMPAGQLAGTTFYQCDLEGADLKAASLQGATFNESVLRETDFGNAVADQLTVTKSDMAGARLSGMTGTGVVIQRATNCDGLDLSGARLPSLRLDGLRGHSVVARDLHAPDADIGHCCLPSIDLSAAALHGLRLRDSDLAGAKLSSASLVAASVHRTCLSDADLVNVQAENLHVVESQLRHTRMRGFTGRCAVFRDVDMRGADLSQSNLYRAMITGDPPRGMCLAEASLAGAILVQAYIAADLSSADLREVNAAYSRFSQSDLTGADLTGAALFQSTWVKVTCRRTKLAGVKPPFFADRCAGLKEALEEAETPDAVALSSYLTAFEDVLRGEQHGST; translated from the coding sequence ATGGCCAACGCCACGCACGTGAAGCTCCTGAACACACTGGATGCTGCCGAAGAGCGCGAACCAGTTCTCAAAGACATCGCGGCGCTGACCGCGGATCTTCTACACAACACCGGGCGCGGGCTGCAGCTCGCCGAGGCGAATCTCTCCAACCTGGACCTCGCGGACGCCGACCTGACCGGTGCCGTCCTCAACCGCGCGACCCTCCACAGCACCTCGTTGCGCGGGGCCTTCTTGGACCGGGTCACCATGATCTGCCCCGGAATGGAACGCACAGACCTGACCGGCGCCAGCATGCGCGACGCCTACGTCCACGCCCTCGCCGCGCAGACGTCCATCTTCGACAATGCCGACCTCAGCAATCTGCGAGACGCCACAGGCAGCCTCTTTCATGGCTGCTCCATGCGCGGCACCGCCATGCCTGCCGGCCAGCTGGCCGGCACCACCTTCTATCAGTGCGATCTGGAAGGAGCCGATCTCAAGGCCGCCAGCCTGCAAGGCGCGACCTTCAACGAATCCGTCCTGCGCGAGACAGACTTCGGGAACGCGGTCGCCGATCAGCTAACCGTGACCAAAAGCGATATGGCCGGGGCCCGGCTGAGCGGAATGACCGGGACCGGTGTCGTCATCCAGCGCGCCACGAACTGCGACGGCCTCGACCTCAGCGGAGCGAGGCTGCCGAGCCTGCGCCTTGACGGTCTGCGCGGCCACAGCGTCGTCGCGCGGGACCTTCATGCGCCCGACGCAGACATCGGGCACTGCTGCCTGCCCAGCATCGACCTGAGCGCCGCCGCCCTTCACGGGCTCAGGCTGCGTGACAGCGACCTGGCAGGCGCCAAGCTCTCCTCGGCCAGTCTCGTGGCCGCCTCCGTGCACAGGACATGCCTGTCCGACGCTGACCTGGTGAACGTCCAGGCCGAGAACCTGCACGTCGTCGAGTCGCAACTTCGGCATACTCGGATGCGTGGATTCACCGGCCGCTGCGCCGTATTCCGTGACGTGGATATGCGCGGTGCGGATCTGTCGCAGAGCAACCTCTACCGAGCGATGATCACTGGTGACCCGCCGCGCGGCATGTGTCTGGCCGAAGCCTCGCTCGCCGGCGCGATCCTCGTCCAGGCATACATCGCGGCCGACCTCAGCAGCGCGGACCTGCGTGAGGTCAACGCGGCATACAGTCGGTTCAGTCAGTCGGACCTTACGGGTGCGGACCTCACCGGAGCCGCGCTCTTCCAGTCCACCTGGGTGAAGGTGACCTGCCGCCGTACGAAGCTCGCGGGCGTCAAGCCGCCGTTCTTCGCTGACCGGTGCGCCGGACTCAAGGAAGCACTCGAGGAAGCCGAGACGCCAGACGCTGTGGCGCTGAGTTCCTATTTGACGGCTTTCGAAGACGTCTTGCGGGGGGAGCAGCATGGCTCGACCTGA
- a CDS encoding class I SAM-dependent methyltransferase, translated as MARPELPFGGRSIDLNCLSEPDRALDKPHFTAVTDLLAPHLDANPSASLLDIGCSLGGFLQQLRARWPQLRCTGVDVLPQVVEYARGLLPGVDLHVGDVLDPTALPRDQDIVTLLGIHSIFDEPLAWLDGALSAGTPQVRLVVFGLFNPEDVDTLVRVRRSGPGTPGEWQSGWTLWSRRTIETGLRERGLWWRWTAMAPSRTVPRWSEDPLHSWSAEVDGQQRLVNGSQLIHQHAVLEIARCDLGEGA; from the coding sequence ATGGCTCGACCTGAGCTGCCCTTCGGCGGCCGAAGCATCGACCTCAACTGCCTCAGCGAGCCCGACAGGGCCCTCGACAAACCGCACTTCACAGCGGTCACCGACCTGCTCGCCCCCCACCTGGATGCGAACCCTTCCGCGTCGCTGCTGGACATCGGCTGCTCTCTCGGCGGATTCCTACAGCAGCTCCGCGCGCGATGGCCACAACTTAGGTGCACGGGCGTCGATGTGTTGCCGCAGGTGGTGGAGTACGCTCGCGGGCTGCTACCGGGCGTTGACCTGCATGTCGGCGACGTCCTCGACCCGACGGCGCTGCCGAGGGATCAGGACATCGTCACCCTGCTCGGCATCCACTCGATCTTCGACGAGCCGCTCGCCTGGCTGGACGGAGCACTGAGCGCGGGGACCCCGCAGGTCCGACTGGTGGTCTTCGGGCTGTTCAACCCCGAGGACGTGGACACTCTGGTGCGGGTGCGCCGCTCGGGCCCTGGCACCCCGGGGGAGTGGCAGAGCGGCTGGACGCTGTGGTCGCGGCGGACCATCGAAACGGGCCTGCGAGAGCGGGGACTGTGGTGGCGCTGGACCGCGATGGCGCCGTCCCGAACGGTGCCGCGCTGGTCCGAGGACCCGCTGCACTCGTGGTCCGCCGAGGTTGATGGACAGCAGCGGCTGGTCAACGGGAGCCAGCTAATTCATCAACATGCCGTGCTCGAGATTGCTCGGTGCGACCTTGGAGAGGGGGCATGA